The genomic stretch actAGTGGGCTGCTGGGGTTCTGGAGCCACCTGGGTCTGTGACCCAGTGGCTGTAGAAAAAGGCTGCCCTGGCTCAAAGCAGAAGAGCCCTGGAGGCGGAGCCTAATAAAGAGTGTGTAAATAAAGGTCAGGTGTCATAAAGGGTGGGGCGGGGTTCAGTTGCTAAGGCATGCCCTCTAAGGGGCTGCCATAATTCATTAACTCATGCTCAGGGCATACTGTGTGTGCCCCAACAGCCTGAGTTACTGTATCCGGAAAATTCATTAGCTCATGCTCAGGGCATACTGCATGTGCCCCAGCAGCCTGAGTTACTGTATCCTGAAAACCCTGTCAATGACCCATTTGTGCCTGTGGGTCACATGGCTCCTCTTCAACTGGCAGCCTTTGTGGCTACCAGTCCAGGCGACTCAGCCCCTGGAGAGGGCCCAGGACCTGGTCCAGCTGACCTCCAGCCTCCCTTGGCTCTCTGAGCCCTGGTCTTCTCACTCCTCGAATGCCCCACCTGAATCACCTGACGCGCTCACACTCCCGGCAGACCCCGGCAGCTTTGATGACCTGcggtcttctgctccctctcagaTGCTGGCCTCACCTCAAGAGTCCACTGTGAGTTTTGTTCCTTTTCTGGACATGGATTCAGCTCAAGGGCTGCCCCCAGAGTCAGAACAGCTTGCTGCTCCGTACCAGTATTTCAATAGGTTTCCTCGACAACAAAGGCTACCAGAGGCCATTCCCGTGCTAGACAGGGATCAGGATCAGCCCCTAGTTCTGCCTCCTCGACTGGAAGGAAAGGTTCACCAGTCATTTGAAGCACTCGTTCTGCCTCTAGACAGTCAGAGTTCACAAGGAAACAAGTTGATTGTTTCACCCCTGATCCCCAAGAAAGATCTAGCTCGGCTTAGACGACTTCCTAAGGTTGGTGTAGGAACTCCAGACAAAGTGGCCAAGCTTCAGGGTCAAAATCAAGTTTTGCCGGCTGACAATGTGGTCTATCCTGGTGGTTTTCCTACGGAATCCCAGGAGAACCCAGGGGAACCTGCACAGCCTTCTGAGCAGGCTGAACCATCTCAATTCCTGCTGGAGGGCCAGACTCCAAATCCAGAGACTCAGGAGCCCATCCAATCCTCCTCCCCACAGCAAGAAGAACAAGCTCTGCCTCCACAGCCCATTGAAACTGATGAGCCTGCTTCAACCCCGCAAGAGGTCCCAGTTCCAGAACTACAGCAGCCCGAGGAAGAAGCATCTCCATGGCAGCAGGAGGCCCCAGCTCAGAATCCATTTGCTACTGCAGAAGTAGTAGGTCAGGCATCAGTGCATCACCATCTTCACACTCCATCCTCACCTCAGGTTGTAGCTCTCCAAGCAAACTTCCCCAGCGTCACACTGAAACCTGCAGACACGGAACTGACAGAAGCCTCAGAGGCCGGTGAGGAAGTTCAATCTACTCCAAGCACGGAGCAGGCTCCAGCGCAGCCTCTGGAGCATCCTGAGGAAGTGGGACTCCCCTCAACCCAACAACAGGCCCCAGTGCAGACTCCAGAATTCCCTGGGAAGGTGGAATCTTGGACTCAAGAGGGTCTAGCTCAGACTTCAGAGCTCCCTGAGGAGACAGTTCCAACATTAGGTCCGGATCAAAATCAACCTCCACTATCACCCAGTGTTTCAAATCAACCTTTAGACCTGGCACTTACCATTACTACAGAACCTACTACAGAGGCTGAGCATCCTACAGAACTGAGCAAGACTACAGCTCCATCTCCAAACCTGACTCCAGTCACAACTCAACATTTGGACCTGGGACTTACCATAACTCCAGAAACCAGTAGTATGGTGACTGAACCCTCTACAGACAAGCAGGAGACCTCAAGTCAACCTCCCAAGGAGGGTGTAACCCAATCTCCAACACATCAAGAGGTGACAGTTCCAACACTGGGTCATAATCAAGCTCAATTTCCAACATTGCCTACTAATATCACAGTTCAGCCTTTGGACACAATGCTTACCATAAATGCAAAGCATACCAGGAAGGCTGAACATTCTACAGCCCTAAAGAGGACTAAAGTACCTCCCGTGCACCATGAGGAGGTACTTTCACAACCAGACCAGGTTCAGGTGCAGCATCCAACCCTGACAGAAGTCACAGTTCAACCTTTTGATGTAGAACTTACCCTAACTCCAGAATCCattgtggagggtgaaccacttcCAACCACCCAGGAGACTTCAGGGCAGCGTCCAGGGCCACAAAATGAAGCAGTCTATCAGCCTCCAGTTTATTATGAGATGGTAGTTCCAAAACCAAGTCAAGATCAAATTCCGCATCCAATGTCACCCAGTGCCACAGCTGAACCTTCAAAGCTAGAGCCAACCATAACTCAGGTACCCACTACACAGGATGGACATTCTACAGCCTTGAAGCCTATATCTCCTCCTCCTTATCCAATGTACCCTGAGGTGACATTTTCACCTCCAGTCCAGATTCAGACTCAGCATACAAACCTGCCTCAAGTCACAGTTAAGCCTCGGGACCTGGAAATTACCCAAACTCCACAACGTACTACAGAGGTTAAACCTTCTACTACCACGCAAATGACCCTAACTCCTTCTACAGAGCCACTAAAGGAGCTCGTACCTCAATCCCCAGGGGACAATGAGATGAAAGTTCCAACAGCAGGTCAGCATCAAGCTCAGCACCCACTATCACCCAGTGTCATAGCTCAGCCTTCCAAAATGGAGCTTACCAGAACTCTGATACCCACTACAAAAGCTGGCCACTCTCCATCCCTGAAGACTACAGATCTACATCCAAGCCAGGTTCAGACTCAGCACTCAACCCTAACTGAAGTCACAGATCAGCCCCTGAATGCGGCTGCCACCATAAATGTATGTGAGCTCTGTTCCTGCAGAAATGAGACACTTTCATGCACTGGCCTCAGCCCAGTGCAGAAGCTTCACAAAGTTTCTGTACCAGAGCCCAACAGCTACAACGGCACCTTCAGCATATTGTAAGAATCTCCCTTCCTCATAGTTCCCTACAGCCTGCCTGTCTCAGCAGCTTTTCCTCAAGAGCATCCTGAGCCCTCCTCAAGTCCCCACCTTAtgttgactgtgtgtgtgtgtgtgtgtagtttttttttttttttgacaggcagaattagacagtgaaagaaagagagactaagagaaaggtcttcctttttccattggttcacccccccaagtggccactttgCTTGTGAGCTTTCGttatcctccttctcttcttagtCTTGTGTGCCTTCTTCAGTCTCGTGTGATTGCCCTTACTCCTTTGCCTGATTATTTATGTATTGACATTCACCATATTATTACCTCATTGCTTTACTCCCATTCTTAAACACAACACTCATCCCAACTTATTAGAGATGATACAACAGTTTTAAGGATAGATTCTGGAGCCAGGTTGCCTGGCTTTGAACACAGGTCTCTCAGTGATTAGCTTTGTGACTTTGGAAAAGTTATTTAGCTTg from Lepus europaeus isolate LE1 chromosome 18, mLepTim1.pri, whole genome shotgun sequence encodes the following:
- the LOC133746899 gene encoding leucine-rich repeat-containing protein 37A3-like, with product MCPSSLSYCILKTLSMTHLCLWVTWLLFNWQPLWLPVQATQPLERAQDLVQLTSSLPWLSEPWSSHSSNAPPESPDALTLPADPGSFDDLRSSAPSQMLASPQESTVSFVPFLDMDSAQGLPPESEQLAAPYQYFNRFPRQQRLPEAIPVLDRDQDQPLVLPPRLEGKVHQSFEALVLPLDSQSSQGNKLIVSPLIPKKDLARLRRLPKVGVGTPDKVAKLQGQNQVLPADNVVYPGGFPTESQENPGEPAQPSEQAEPSQFLLEGQTPNPETQEPIQSSSPQQEEQALPPQPIETDEPASTPQEVPVPELQQPEEEASPWQQEAPAQNPFATAEVVGQASVHHHLHTPSSPQVVALQANFPSVTLKPADTELTEASEAGEEVQSTPSTEQAPAQPLEHPEEVGLPSTQQQAPVQTPEFPGKVESWTQEGLAQTSELPEETVPTLGPDQNQPPLSPSVSNQPLDLALTITTEPTTEAEHPTELSKTTAPSPNLTPVTTQHLDLGLTITPETSSMVTEPSTDKQETSSQPPKEGVTQSPTHQEVTVPTLGHNQAQFPTLPTNITVQPLDTMLTINAKHTRKAEHSTALKRTKVPPVHHEEVLSQPDQVQVQHPTLTEVTVQPFDVELTLTPESIVEGEPLPTTQETSGQRPGPQNEAVYQPPVYYEMVVPKPSQDQIPHPMSPSATAEPSKLEPTITQVPTTQDGHSTALKPISPPPYPMYPEVTFSPPVQIQTQHTNLPQVTVKPRDLEITQTPQRTTEVKPSTTTQMTLTPSTEPLKELVPQSPGDNEMKVPTAGQHQAQHPLSPSVIAQPSKMELTRTLIPTTKAGHSPSLKTTDLHPSQVQTQHSTLTEVTDQPLNAAATINVCELCSCRNETLSCTGLSPVQKLHKVSVPEPNSYNGTFSILNFQGNSISFIDENVWKAYHWAETLILSENNLTELHKDSFEGLLSLQHLDLSCNKIEFIERRAFESLPFLQSVNLGCNLLTELSFGTFQAWHGMQFLHSVNLNRNPLTNVEDSYLFKLPALKYLDLGATQVSLTTVENILMMTLQLEKLILPSHMACCLCQFKHTIEVVCKTIKLHCDNECLANTTHCLEEASIGNPKGAFMKILQARKNNTSKELTIEPENPVSERNSVDFPGRMSEQPVPSQENSLATTPSVGYRLQRVNKVIKGPKGLRKRHHQEMRKKRLGRRQGTWPFAESIGGRRLGRAGSRELKELQVAQRPRELLRNSLHMERLLRKEHEAAASSLLKKHILGRSFTDSAGTEFNLMPTVDQTKETQWEYPSEGTEAPTTPAGFTYPVMLSQGEQFEIQLNQQLQPLIPNTDVRRLISHVIHTLKMDCSEAQVQLPCAKLISKTGILMKLLSEQQEEKIAKEEWDTEQWRTETYINESTEAPSGQKEQESSKLAKGAQDHGCHNKLIVAIPVMAELTMLVIILCLIKHIPQIFYRNPTHGKSLCNWNQDNKGLDIWRG